Proteins from a genomic interval of uncultured Desulfuromusa sp.:
- a CDS encoding ABC transporter permease, protein MTYFAFMGALEQGFAYGFLVLGVYLTFRVLDFPDLTVDGSLPLGAAVSAVAITAGYDPFLSLLFALLAGFLAGMVTGILNTKFGILHLLASILTMIALYSINLRIMGRPNISLLGQTTILEPLTNAGIGMFNAAPLLFGALSALALLFLLWLLHTAFGLAMQATGVNQQMITSQGVNTDRITILTVGLSNGLAAVSGALLCQSQGAADVNMGVGTIVAGLASVIVGETLFGCRTIGRALLAALLGSLIYRLTIALALSLKLGQFSFTPSDLNLLTALLVVAALTLPKLRGKVFNR, encoded by the coding sequence ATGACTTATTTTGCTTTTATGGGAGCCCTTGAACAAGGCTTCGCCTACGGGTTCCTCGTTCTAGGTGTTTATCTGACTTTTAGAGTGCTTGATTTTCCCGACCTGACTGTTGATGGCAGCCTCCCTCTGGGAGCAGCTGTTTCTGCTGTCGCAATTACTGCCGGTTACGACCCTTTTTTATCCTTGCTGTTTGCCCTGCTTGCCGGTTTCCTCGCCGGTATGGTCACCGGCATTCTCAATACCAAATTCGGAATCCTCCATCTTCTTGCGTCAATTCTCACCATGATTGCCCTCTATTCCATCAATCTACGGATCATGGGACGGCCAAATATCTCTCTTCTTGGTCAAACCACGATATTGGAGCCACTGACCAATGCCGGGATCGGTATGTTCAATGCCGCACCGTTACTTTTTGGTGCCCTCTCGGCACTGGCCTTATTATTTCTTTTGTGGCTTTTACATACAGCTTTTGGTCTGGCTATGCAGGCAACCGGGGTCAACCAGCAGATGATCACCAGCCAGGGAGTCAATACAGACCGGATAACAATCCTGACCGTCGGCCTCTCCAATGGCTTGGCGGCAGTCAGCGGAGCCCTTCTCTGTCAAAGCCAGGGAGCTGCCGATGTTAATATGGGGGTTGGAACAATCGTCGCAGGTCTGGCATCGGTCATTGTCGGCGAAACTCTGTTCGGTTGCCGAACGATCGGCAGAGCCCTCCTTGCGGCCCTGCTTGGATCTTTAATCTATCGCTTAACCATCGCCCTGGCACTGAGCCTGAAGTTGGGGCAATTTTCTTTCACACCAAGTGATCTGAATCTATTAACCGCCCTGTTGGTGGTTGCAGCGTTGACCTTGCCAAAACTTCGCGGGAAGGTGTTCAATCGATGA
- a CDS encoding ABC transporter ATP-binding protein produces MIDIANLVKTFHRGSVNEVLALSGIDLQVKKGDFITVIGSNGAGKSTLLNCLAGSYPVDSGQILVDEQDISRWPEYKRASQISRVFQDPLLGTCGPLSIEQNLALANRRGKSHGLKRGVQGRNRDLFRKQLRQLNLGLEDRLKDSVGLLSGGQRQALTLLMATLVKPRILLLDEHTAALDPKTALQVLKLTQQLIIDQHLTALMVTHNMRQALQLGNRLIMLHGGRIILDVSGQEKTTMTVEDLLEQFYKVRGEEFVSDRMLLV; encoded by the coding sequence ATGATTGATATTGCCAATCTGGTTAAAACTTTTCATCGCGGAAGCGTGAATGAAGTCCTTGCTCTCTCAGGTATCGATCTGCAAGTTAAAAAAGGGGATTTTATCACCGTTATAGGCTCCAACGGAGCGGGTAAAAGCACCCTGCTGAATTGTCTCGCCGGCAGTTATCCTGTTGATAGCGGGCAAATTCTGGTTGACGAACAGGATATTTCGCGCTGGCCTGAATACAAACGAGCTTCACAAATCAGCCGGGTCTTTCAAGACCCATTACTCGGAACCTGTGGACCTCTCTCGATTGAGCAGAATTTAGCTCTGGCAAATCGACGCGGGAAATCTCATGGCCTGAAGCGTGGAGTACAAGGCCGCAATCGGGACCTTTTCCGCAAACAGCTGAGGCAATTGAACCTGGGATTGGAAGATCGGCTGAAAGACAGCGTGGGCTTGCTCTCCGGCGGACAACGTCAGGCCCTGACTCTGTTGATGGCAACCCTGGTCAAACCCAGAATCCTCCTTCTGGATGAGCACACCGCCGCACTTGATCCGAAAACAGCCCTTCAAGTTTTGAAGCTGACACAACAGCTCATCATCGACCAACATCTGACCGCCTTGATGGTTACCCACAATATGCGTCAGGCCCTGCAACTGGGAAATCGCTTAATCATGCTTCACGGAGGACGGATTATTCTGGATGTTTCAGGACAGGAAAAAACCACAATGACGGTTGAAGACCTGCTGGAACAGTTTTACAAAGTCCGCGGAGAAGAATTTGTTTCCGACCGGATGCTGCTGGTTTAG